A stretch of the Ornithodoros turicata isolate Travis chromosome 4, ASM3712646v1, whole genome shotgun sequence genome encodes the following:
- the LOC135390640 gene encoding uncharacterized protein LOC135390640, protein MDRCEQRDCYITLKVEALDSLSKVLCEEDTSLAAALHVILDRVAPEVQRIIAGKNSVNAVSLANLVKDILIHLHLRQTSLTRSSTFKYWDYVSALLSILLDLKLLLVHVSESRKELRRAVLDLCFHLNFNRHQVWDAIVHARCMKKKFLTQYLPEVIEKLGSWCRQKCDDPTLYFKFVVVVSSIAKCKKVDDDQRKRLKKALASFETKFDFREWFFCQSFSNVVPPETCPTAKKLLKLFFEGNLTRHQLHSMCASLQSVAAINADLWRDDSDMFFIDNRRESVSTDATSSMDALEGSLKSLETPDDDSNSLIDDIVDSETVSSSSELAEDPVVFLESYLLNTQAAEKQTTSEGGGGTAALPLVLTPNEERDNGSSDQTTVDELNTVWEQVNGATLRAGTKKAKKRKVSSTSGRHKYGERSGKVSDSVVHNEAMDQLREDDVTESSGAQNEHVASSPSHQTVTKKERKRMTSFVSDVDNDITCDVGVGHILHYDTAEREKTEMHDGISDSHAATTDPHRVTTKKKRRLSSRSDLQGHNESDTEAVCAGVINRRSEDDTKDHKNTAAHGTDTQDTPVMELPAQGGAPKNDKQDGTASSGSEMLQQGCSDESSTQVFCALEEDDSTKKGNEEEEELFEASDSPVVELSPELGEEGRRNRVSIIYDARSKGDEEHGGTVHTEAVDDPDEEDGVNPKSDTEEMLILKDDDFIVQRCQEDAPQKRKRNRTPSCGSDKQKQVKLVDGSELEEHEEAYRSSGAQGDHSETSEITSHRERESDRECFYGPDAMQEKQNEAESNFIEFAVVSQGYPATDCNTNPSASRGVVATEKAGLNTAHKYKGDNNGVLCDEDAPRVNNDNEENLSESSGHDALETSISDTETVAQDSDHEDESCMTRPPLEDVSSKVREKGAHTVSPDKLGEKNDKTEDSLGRKTIALRRSTRLRRTSEARVEGGQESNSNAAKDGRNTPQPRTSPLIERNVSEALSDTQDRSGISNQEDGRQDPEDIREQMSRDEDGGCDQPNGAAQGKDEPKQRCLSNPVWTREMTQGAHITEGRMPSDRDVPSASLGTDNRDSPVKTTTGDSDGLANSSSVEDSGSTTNPTNLQMCEGVDSEGEGSSVPVSQLRLVSRRTPRESASREGGEYAQSAAQGSGAEDGGELTQICAVIGYDREDVAGLPQKKNAEVVSVTTLRPRSSRRSAAAARTKMEEVYRKLSQRSRFNSSPESTTTADVEGTAADILEGGEEESENDSSPCRTRAAAKRTPSMPEGSNSETPAKVQGNVKRATLTPESKVLLTRLDQLISSPAQPENITGPRTKPEKATVAKVNSKRTLFSKVPKSPAVDSVSASSADNSTLCAVCLSKTVSINGTPTQDPSATVDGGGAQEQNLANQMAGPSTLTSTASTPTKQMSSSTQLTTPVTRQSRLNETPSASTCTTCTPTKQMSSSTQVTTPVTRRSRLSETPSASTSTTTSPTKQMSSSTQVTTPVTRRSKLSETPSASTCTPSTPTKRLGLSVQVRTPVTRLSRLSETSAAITVGPETVGREKGKPEKCLQTPRRESARLKALTPGPKTRRHL, encoded by the coding sequence ATGGATCGTTGCGAACAACGAGACTGCTACATCACGTTGAAAGTTGAAGCTCTCGATTCGCTTTCGAAGGTCTTATGCGAAGAAGATACCTCCCTTGCCGCTGCACTCCATGTGATTCTCGACAGGGTTGCACCCGAAGTCCAGCGGATTATTGCCGGTAAAAATTCAGTGAACGCGGTATCGCTCGCAAATTTGGTCAAGGACATACTCATACATCTGCATCTGCGACAAACATCGCTGACACGTTCGAGCACGTTTAAGTACTGGGACTATGTGAGCGCGCTTTTGTCAATACTTCTTGACTTGAAACTTCTGCTCGTTCACGTCAGTGAATCGCGTAAAGAACTGCGACGTGCCGTTCTCGATCTGTGCTTTCACTTAAACTTCAATCGTCATCAGGTATGGGATGCGATAGTGCACGCACGTTGCATGAAAAAGAAGTTCTTAACCCAGTACCTCCCAGAAGTGATAGAAAAATTAGGATCGTGGTGCCGACAGAAATGTGACGATCCCACACTGTACTTCAAGTTCGTTGTCGTCGTATCGAGCATTGCCAAGTGTAAGAAAGTAGACGATGATCAGAGAAAAAGGCTAAAGAAAGCTCTCGCTTCATTTGAAACGAAGTTCGACTTTCGTGAATGGTTTTTCTGCCAGAGCTTTTCCAATGTGGTGCCACCCGAAACTTGTCCGACAGCGAAGAAGTTACTCAAGTTGTTTTTCGAAGGGAATTTAACGAGGCATCAACTTCATTCGATGTGCGCATCTCTTCAGAGCGTTGCAGCAATCAACGCAGATCTGTGGCGCGATGACAGCGACATGTTCTTCATCGACAACAGAAGGGAGAGTGTCAGCACCGACGCGACGAGTTCCATGGATGCCCTCGAAGGAAGTTTGAAGAGCTTGGAAACACCGGATGATGACTCCAACAGTCTCATCGACGACATCGTTGACTCCGAAACAGTGTCGAGCAGCAGTGAGCTCGCCGAAGACCCGGTGGTTTTCTTGGAGTCGTACTTGTTGAATACTCAGGCCGCGGAGAAGCAAACTACCTCAGAGGGAGGAGGCGGCACCGCGGCATTGCCACTGGTGTTGACTCCGAACGAAGAGAGAGATAACGGAAGCAGTGATCAAACTACCGTTGACGAGTTGAATACAGTCTGGGAGCAAGTCAACGGAGCCACGCTTCGAGCCGGCACTAAGAAAGCGAAGAAGAGGAAAGTTTCGAGTACGTCGGGTCGGCACAAGTACGGTGAACGGAGCGGCAAAGTTAGCGACAGTGTGGTTCACAATGAAGCCATGGACCAGTTGCGCGAAGATGATGTAACAGAGAGCAGCGGAGCACAAAATGAACACGTCGCCTCCTCGCCATCGCATCAAACGGTtacaaagaaagagaggaagagaatgacttcattcGTGTCAGACGTCGATAATGATATCACATGTGATGTTGGTGTTGGTCATATTCTTCATTACGACACAGCAGAGcgagagaaaactgaaatgcACGATGGCATATCTGATAGCCACGCAGCCACAACAGATCCACATCGAGTAACtacaaagaaaaagaggagactTTCAAGCCGGTCAGATTTGCAGGGCCACAATGAAAGCGATACCGAAGCCGTATGTGCAGGTGTCATTAACCGAAGAAGTGAAGATGATACAAAGGACCACAAGAACACTGCAGCACATGGCACTGACACACAAGACACTCCAGTTATGGAGCTACCAGCTCAAGGTGGTGCTCCAAAAAATGACAAACAAGATGGAACAGCTTCAAGTGGTTCAGAAATGCTGCAGCAGGGATGCAGCGACGAAAGCAGCACCCAGGTTTTTTGTGCTCTCGAAGAAGATGATAGTACAAAGAAGGGGaacgaagaggaagaagaattGTTTGAAGCCAGCGATTCCCCCGTTGTAGAGCTGTCACCTGAACTCGGCGAAGAGGGGAGAAGAAACAGGGTTTCGATCATATATGACGCACGTAGCAAAGGTGATGAAGAACACGGTGGCACGGTACATACTGAGGCTGTTGATGATCCAGATGAAGAGGATGGTGTAAATCCAAAGAGTGATACTGAAGAAATGCTCATACTAAAGGATGACGACTTCATAGTACAGCGATGTCAAGAAGACGCTCcacaaaagagaaagagaaacagGACACCGTCATGCGGGTCAGATAAGCAGAAACAGGTTAAACTGGTTGATGGAAGTGAACTTGAAGAGCACGAAGAGGCCTACAGAAGCAGCGGAGCACAGGGTGATCACAGTGAAACGTCCGAGATCACCTCTCACCGAGAGCGAGAGAGTGACAGGGAATGTTTCTATGGGCCTGATGCCATGCAAGAGAAGCAGAACGAAGCTGAAAGTAATTTTATTGAATTCGCAGTTGTCAGTCAAGGGTACCCTGCCACGGATTGCAACACAAATCCATCAGCGTCACGAGGGGTCGTTGCTACAGAGAAAGCGGGTTTAAATACGGCACACAAATATAAAGGAGATAATAATGGCGTCTTATGCGACGAAGATGCACCTCGGGTGAATAACGACAATGAAGAAAATCTTTCGGAATCTTCGGGACATGACGCTCTCGAGACCAGCATTTCAGATACAGAAACGGTTGCGCAGGATTCTGACCACGAAGATGAATCTTGCATGACAAGACCCCCGCTTGAAGACGTCTCATCAAAAGTACGGGAAAAAGGTGCGCACACAGTTTCTCCCGATAAATTGGGAGAGAAGAATGACAAAACTGAAGATTCGTTAGGCAGGAAGACGATAGCATTGCGAAGGAGCACTCGGCTGCGTAGGACGTCGGAGGCTCGCGTTGAAGGAGGTCAGGAGAGTAACAGCAATGCAGCAAAGGACGGACGGAATACTCCGCAACCGAGAACGTCACCTTTAATCGAGCGTAACGTCAGTGAAGCGTTAAGTGACACCCAAGATCGGAGCGGCATATCAAATCAAGAAGATGGCAGACAGGACCCAGAAGACATAAGGGAGCAAATGTCCAGAGACGAAGACGGTGGCTGCGACCAGCCCAATGGTGCGGCGCAAGGCAAAGACGAACCAAAGCAGCGTTGTCTCTCGAATCCAGTTTGGACGCGCGAGATGACCCAGGGAGCTCATATAACGGAGGGAAGGATGCCATCCGACAGAGACGTTCCGTCAGCTTCTCTTGGAACAGATAACCGTGACAGTCCGGTGAAGACGACGACTGGCGATAGTGATGGTCTGGCAAACTCTTCTAGCGTGGAAGATAGTGGCAGTACTACCAACCCTACCAACTTGCAGATGTGCGAGGGCGTGGATAGTGAAGGGGAAGGAAGTTCCGTTCCCGTGTCGCAGTTGCGTCTTGTCTCCCGTCGCACACCGCGAGAATCGGCATCTCGAGAAGGCGGAGAATACGCACAGTCCGCGGCGCAAGGAAGCGGCGCGGAAGACGGCGGCGAACTGACGCAGATTTGTGCCGTCATAGGCTACGACCGGGAGGACGTTGCGGGATTGCCACAAAAGAAGAACGCGGAAGTGGTTTCCGTGACGACGCTCCGTCCGAGGTCCTCGCGTCGGAGTGCGGCCGCCGCACGGACTAAAATGGAAGAGGTATACAGGAAACTGTCGCAGAGAAGCAGATTTAATAGCAGTCCTGAGTCGACAACAACTGCAGACGTAGAAGGAACAGCAGCTGACATTCTTGAGGGCGGCGAGGAGGAGAGTGAAAACGACTCGAGTCCGTGCCGAACTAGGGCGGCGGCAAAACGAACGCCGAGTATGCCCGAAGGTTCTAATTCCGAGACACCAGCTAAAGTCCAAGGGAATGTCAAGAGAGCAACACTGACTCCCGAGTCGAAAGTTCTTTTAACCAGGCTCGACCAATTAATAAGCAGTCCAGCGCAACCTGAAAACATTACTGGCCCCAGAACTAAACCTGAAAAAGCTACAGTGGCAAAAGTGAATTCTAAAAGGACCTTGTTCAGCAAGGTTCCTAAAAGCCCCGCAGTAGATTCAGTGTCTGCTAGCTCGGCAGACAACTCAACACTCTGTGCCGTCTGTTTAAGTAAAACTGTTAGCATTAACGGAACTCCTACACAGGACCCTTCCGCAACGGTTGATGGAGGAGGGGCACAGGAACAAAATCTCGCAAACCAAATGGCAGGACCTTCAACGTTGACCAGTACTGCTTCTACTCCAACGAAGCAGATGAGCTCCTCAACACAATTAACGACGCCGGTAACCCGACAGAGTAGGCTTAACGAAACTCCATCAGCGTCGACCTGTACCACTTGTACTCCAACGAAGCAGATGAGTTCCTCAACGCAAGTAACGACGCCGGTAACCCGACGGAGTAGGCTTAGCGAAACTCCTTCAGCGTCGACTTCTACTACTACTTCTCCAACGAAGCAGATGAGCTCCTCAACGCAAGTCACGACGCCAGTAACCCGACGGAGTAAGCTTAGCGAAACTCCGTCAGCGTCGACCTGTACCCCTTCTACTCCAACGAAGCGGCTGGGCCTTTCAGTGCAAGTAAGAACTCCGGTGACCCGACTGAGTAGGCTTAGCGAAACTTCCGCGGCGATCACAGTCGGGCCAGAAACCGTCGGGAGGGAAAAGGGAAAACCAGAGAAATGCTTGCAGACGCCAAGGAGGGAAAGTGCACGTCTAAAAGCATTGACACCGGGGCCGAAGACACGGCGGCACCTGTAG
- the LOC135390643 gene encoding uncharacterized protein LOC135390643 isoform X1, which produces MNHDESTTQRSTQRSTQRSTPLDIADSVVNTLDPTSPLEPPLEPPPGFRYRVVQVPLHEAMTMPELADQLKVDNDAYGDGTPYHDELLHSHEGELSPDFHPTTSEKQSKSGSSDTSDVHREAARLRQAIADLNEDNKSSVYLMGGMVPIVIVLILAIPAAYLLSHTNVTYEKVCTQLSCRNDGERFKAIVDAAPVVPCRNFYTHVCSLWMEQTVLPDFAYKYSYDDQMDLRNEYVLATQLSRRFEAMRNRSSDSLHPLNVIADIYGYCNDTSHAHQGKIRETLRSIIYGVATPRSSVTQAMARVAIRYAIEPVFKFRLRSSIKGARFEFDRPSLIINPANYMTREFKVRPADTRLLHGAVKEALEFIRVPNSDQKAGLVAQIVNEIGKRAIREDLNSVAHEHGLYAFHSLGESDLIDWREYISEIVGTGIALHENTTVRIRNDWYFQNITTFIEDTAISSENLLCYIKFLLVLRFSPLLPRLGRVSEVRWRFAERFKREPRQWTACLRFVDTVMPKALSWLLYKFNTRELKGSQILSLYLTHVRILQDLVDTIDIFTGNNINMPAPARLVAHSKLTKLKKVLFFPFDRTESDIVKMYKRTRPVSRFDPLEAAADMLRQDTALHYNVQAFLQGKSSFLFREYSLSRECKYVHAENSLYIPHSLFTGASYIEGVKNIVFLAKMAFIVGRCIARMFDREGTLIDDQIEYVDWLGAYGRQRYVEMDQCVVQLYNITEKKDQFSSRSTLDEDLADLFSVPPAYHFFRRKVSEVAYPRLEYRLPGFEELSSNRIFFYSVGEALCETESPKANKLQLDFSARPPNRVRLNTMLKNFPDFGKIFRCREESPMRLDKNQICDVWPRPEKKLIEPIDVYSRDARDKVVMA; this is translated from the exons AT GAATCACGACGAAAGCACGACACAGCGCTCCACACAACGCTCCACACAACGCTCCACACCGCTAGACATCGCCGACAGCGTCGT GAATACCCTCGATCCCACTTCACCACTGGAACCACCgctggaaccgccgcccgggtTCCGCTATCGGGTCGTCCAAGTTCCACTACACGAAGCTATG ACTATGCCGGAGCTTGCCGACCAACTCAAAGTGGATAACGACGCCTATGGAGATGGAACACCGTACCACGATGAGCTGTTACATTCGCATGAGGGCGAGTTAAGCCCGGACTTCCATCCTACTACTTCTGAG AAGCAAAGTAAGTCGGGATCATCCGACACTAGTGACGTACACCGGGAAGCTGCTCGTCTGCGGCAAGCCATTGC GGACCTAAACGAAGATAACAAGTCTTCCGTCTACCTCATGGGTGGCATGGTTCCTATAGTAATTGTCCTCATCTTGGCCATTCCAGCCGCTTACCTTCTCAGCCACACCAACG TGACTTACGAAAAGGTCTGCACACAACTGAGCTGTAGAAATGACG GTGAGCGATTCAAGGCTATCGTGGACGCAGCGCCTGTAGTGCCTTGTAGGAACTTTTACACACACGTCTGTAGCTTATGGATGGAGCAGACCGTCTTGCCGGACTTCGCTTACAAGTACTCGTACGACGATCAGATGGACTTGAGGAATGAATATGTACTGGCCACGCAGCTATCAC GAAGATTCGAAGCGATGCGGAACCGCTCGTCAGACAGTCTTCACCCACTGAACGTCATTGCTGATATTTATGGCTACTGTAATGACACTTCTCACG CGCATCAGGGCAAAATCCGCGAGACACTGCGTTCCATAATATATGGTGTGGCCACACCTCGCAGTTCAGTCACTCAAGCAATGGCTCGGGTAGCCATTCGCTACGCCATTGAACCCGTATTCAAGTTCAGGTTGCGCTCCTCCATCAAGGGAGCTCGGTTCGAG ttcgaCAGGCCTTCTTTAATCATAAATCCTGCGAACTACATGACGCGTGAGTTCAAAGTACGTCCCGCAGACACCAGACTTCTGCACGGAGCTGTGAAGGAGGCCCTAGAGTTCATCCGGGTTCCTAATAGTGACCAGAAAGCGGGGCTCGTAGCGCAGATCGTCAACGAAATCGGAAAG CGTGCCATTAGGGAAGACCTGAACTCAGTGGCCCATGAACATGGCCTCTATGCCTTCCATAGCTTGGGAGAGAGTGACCTG ATTGACTGGCGCGAGTACATTTCTGAAATCGTCGGTACCGGCATAGCCCTGCACGAGAATACGACCGTCCGCATCCGAAACGACTGGTACTTCCAGAACATCACCACGTTCATAGAAGACACTGCCATTTC GTCCGAAAACCTCCTTTGCTACATCAAGTTCCTCCTGGTTCTACGCTTCTCTCCACTCTTACCGAGGCTGGGAAGAGTGTCCGAAGTGCGATGGCGCTTTGCCGAACGCTTCAAGAGGGAACCTAGGCAGTGGACTGCGTGTCTTCGCTTCGTCGATACCGTCATGCCAAAGGCGCTGTCCTGGCTTCTTTACAAGTTCAATACGCGGGAACTGAAAGGCAGTCAGATACTC TCCCTCTACCTGACCCACGTGCGCATCTTGCAGGATCTGGTCGACACCATTGACATCTTTACTGGCAATAATATAAACATGCCAGCTCCTGCGCGTCTTGTTGCTCACAGTAAG CTGACGAAGCTGAAGAAAGTGCTGTTCTTCCCATTTGACCGCACGGAGAGCGACATAGTTAAAATGTACAAACGAACC AGACCCGTTTCTAGGTTTGACCCTCTTGAGGCAGCAGCAGATATGCTACGACAGGACACAGCGCTCCATTACAATGTGCAGGCGTTCCTTCAAGGCAAATCGTCGTTTCT GTTCCGGGAGTACTCCCTCTCCAGAGAGTGTAAATACGTTCACGCAGAAAACTCGCTTT ATATACCTCACTCGCTATTTACTGGAGCATCGTACATCGAAGGAGTGAAGAA cATCGTCTTTTTGGCAAAAATGGCGTTCATAGTGGGCCGTTGCATAGCTAGAATGTTCGACAGAGAag GTACTCTCATAGATGATCAAATAGAGTACGTTGACTGGCTAGGCGCGTACGGCCGGCAACGATACGTGGAGATGGATCAGTGCGTCGTACAGCTTTATAACATAACCGAGAAGAAGGATCAG TTCAGCTCCAGAAGCACTTTGGACGAGGACCTGGCGGACCTGTTCTCTGTCCCGCCGGCTTACCAC TTCTTTCGCAGAAAAGTATCGGAAGTGGCCTATCCGAGGCTCGAATATCGCCTTCCTGGCTTTGAAGAGCTGAGCTCTAACAGAATATTTTTCTACTCCGTCGGAGAG GCGCTCTGCGAGACTGAATCCCCCAAAGCGAATAAGCTCCAGCTCGACTTCAGCGCCCGCCCGCCGAATCGAGTACG ACTAAATACGATGCTGAAGAATTTTCCAGACTTTGGAAAAATATTTAGATGTCGGGAGGAATCACCAATGCGATTGGACAAAAATCAAATATGCGACGTCTGGCCGAGACCAGAAAAGAAACTTATTGAACCTATTGACGTCTATTCCAGGGATGCAAGAGATAAAGTAGTCATGGCATAG
- the LOC135390643 gene encoding neprilysin-11-like isoform X2 produces MPELADQLKVDNDAYGDGTPYHDELLHSHEGELSPDFHPTTSEKQSKSGSSDTSDVHREAARLRQAIADLNEDNKSSVYLMGGMVPIVIVLILAIPAAYLLSHTNVTYEKVCTQLSCRNDGERFKAIVDAAPVVPCRNFYTHVCSLWMEQTVLPDFAYKYSYDDQMDLRNEYVLATQLSRRFEAMRNRSSDSLHPLNVIADIYGYCNDTSHAHQGKIRETLRSIIYGVATPRSSVTQAMARVAIRYAIEPVFKFRLRSSIKGARFEFDRPSLIINPANYMTREFKVRPADTRLLHGAVKEALEFIRVPNSDQKAGLVAQIVNEIGKRAIREDLNSVAHEHGLYAFHSLGESDLIDWREYISEIVGTGIALHENTTVRIRNDWYFQNITTFIEDTAISSENLLCYIKFLLVLRFSPLLPRLGRVSEVRWRFAERFKREPRQWTACLRFVDTVMPKALSWLLYKFNTRELKGSQILSLYLTHVRILQDLVDTIDIFTGNNINMPAPARLVAHSKLTKLKKVLFFPFDRTESDIVKMYKRTRPVSRFDPLEAAADMLRQDTALHYNVQAFLQGKSSFLFREYSLSRECKYVHAENSLYIPHSLFTGASYIEGVKNIVFLAKMAFIVGRCIARMFDREGTLIDDQIEYVDWLGAYGRQRYVEMDQCVVQLYNITEKKDQFSSRSTLDEDLADLFSVPPAYHFFRRKVSEVAYPRLEYRLPGFEELSSNRIFFYSVGEALCETESPKANKLQLDFSARPPNRVRLNTMLKNFPDFGKIFRCREESPMRLDKNQICDVWPRPEKKLIEPIDVYSRDARDKVVMA; encoded by the exons ATGCCGGAGCTTGCCGACCAACTCAAAGTGGATAACGACGCCTATGGAGATGGAACACCGTACCACGATGAGCTGTTACATTCGCATGAGGGCGAGTTAAGCCCGGACTTCCATCCTACTACTTCTGAG AAGCAAAGTAAGTCGGGATCATCCGACACTAGTGACGTACACCGGGAAGCTGCTCGTCTGCGGCAAGCCATTGC GGACCTAAACGAAGATAACAAGTCTTCCGTCTACCTCATGGGTGGCATGGTTCCTATAGTAATTGTCCTCATCTTGGCCATTCCAGCCGCTTACCTTCTCAGCCACACCAACG TGACTTACGAAAAGGTCTGCACACAACTGAGCTGTAGAAATGACG GTGAGCGATTCAAGGCTATCGTGGACGCAGCGCCTGTAGTGCCTTGTAGGAACTTTTACACACACGTCTGTAGCTTATGGATGGAGCAGACCGTCTTGCCGGACTTCGCTTACAAGTACTCGTACGACGATCAGATGGACTTGAGGAATGAATATGTACTGGCCACGCAGCTATCAC GAAGATTCGAAGCGATGCGGAACCGCTCGTCAGACAGTCTTCACCCACTGAACGTCATTGCTGATATTTATGGCTACTGTAATGACACTTCTCACG CGCATCAGGGCAAAATCCGCGAGACACTGCGTTCCATAATATATGGTGTGGCCACACCTCGCAGTTCAGTCACTCAAGCAATGGCTCGGGTAGCCATTCGCTACGCCATTGAACCCGTATTCAAGTTCAGGTTGCGCTCCTCCATCAAGGGAGCTCGGTTCGAG ttcgaCAGGCCTTCTTTAATCATAAATCCTGCGAACTACATGACGCGTGAGTTCAAAGTACGTCCCGCAGACACCAGACTTCTGCACGGAGCTGTGAAGGAGGCCCTAGAGTTCATCCGGGTTCCTAATAGTGACCAGAAAGCGGGGCTCGTAGCGCAGATCGTCAACGAAATCGGAAAG CGTGCCATTAGGGAAGACCTGAACTCAGTGGCCCATGAACATGGCCTCTATGCCTTCCATAGCTTGGGAGAGAGTGACCTG ATTGACTGGCGCGAGTACATTTCTGAAATCGTCGGTACCGGCATAGCCCTGCACGAGAATACGACCGTCCGCATCCGAAACGACTGGTACTTCCAGAACATCACCACGTTCATAGAAGACACTGCCATTTC GTCCGAAAACCTCCTTTGCTACATCAAGTTCCTCCTGGTTCTACGCTTCTCTCCACTCTTACCGAGGCTGGGAAGAGTGTCCGAAGTGCGATGGCGCTTTGCCGAACGCTTCAAGAGGGAACCTAGGCAGTGGACTGCGTGTCTTCGCTTCGTCGATACCGTCATGCCAAAGGCGCTGTCCTGGCTTCTTTACAAGTTCAATACGCGGGAACTGAAAGGCAGTCAGATACTC TCCCTCTACCTGACCCACGTGCGCATCTTGCAGGATCTGGTCGACACCATTGACATCTTTACTGGCAATAATATAAACATGCCAGCTCCTGCGCGTCTTGTTGCTCACAGTAAG CTGACGAAGCTGAAGAAAGTGCTGTTCTTCCCATTTGACCGCACGGAGAGCGACATAGTTAAAATGTACAAACGAACC AGACCCGTTTCTAGGTTTGACCCTCTTGAGGCAGCAGCAGATATGCTACGACAGGACACAGCGCTCCATTACAATGTGCAGGCGTTCCTTCAAGGCAAATCGTCGTTTCT GTTCCGGGAGTACTCCCTCTCCAGAGAGTGTAAATACGTTCACGCAGAAAACTCGCTTT ATATACCTCACTCGCTATTTACTGGAGCATCGTACATCGAAGGAGTGAAGAA cATCGTCTTTTTGGCAAAAATGGCGTTCATAGTGGGCCGTTGCATAGCTAGAATGTTCGACAGAGAag GTACTCTCATAGATGATCAAATAGAGTACGTTGACTGGCTAGGCGCGTACGGCCGGCAACGATACGTGGAGATGGATCAGTGCGTCGTACAGCTTTATAACATAACCGAGAAGAAGGATCAG TTCAGCTCCAGAAGCACTTTGGACGAGGACCTGGCGGACCTGTTCTCTGTCCCGCCGGCTTACCAC TTCTTTCGCAGAAAAGTATCGGAAGTGGCCTATCCGAGGCTCGAATATCGCCTTCCTGGCTTTGAAGAGCTGAGCTCTAACAGAATATTTTTCTACTCCGTCGGAGAG GCGCTCTGCGAGACTGAATCCCCCAAAGCGAATAAGCTCCAGCTCGACTTCAGCGCCCGCCCGCCGAATCGAGTACG ACTAAATACGATGCTGAAGAATTTTCCAGACTTTGGAAAAATATTTAGATGTCGGGAGGAATCACCAATGCGATTGGACAAAAATCAAATATGCGACGTCTGGCCGAGACCAGAAAAGAAACTTATTGAACCTATTGACGTCTATTCCAGGGATGCAAGAGATAAAGTAGTCATGGCATAG